Proteins found in one Zea mays cultivar B73 chromosome 1, Zm-B73-REFERENCE-NAM-5.0, whole genome shotgun sequence genomic segment:
- the LOC103640567 gene encoding uncharacterized protein: MADKADWCDANVRHFIDVCKGEIDAGNRPMGMFTKTGWKNLRTKHEEKTGQKLTKKQLKNKLDNMKKEYTWFMEFKNYATGLGWDEAKQTVDCSKEWWDEHLARCNNPGKGIKCNHVRFRKQGPKHLDDLHILFDKVHVSGATASCPGDISSDESSDDDVVEVQKTVDNVDVKLAALKKSKLGKRKRKDCSTATKEKDEKSPFFRLYKNTCLKIETAAEKISTSVEASSTPPTNPVPSIAEAMKMVKDCGVQEKTALMHTATFLIVKPEFREVFSLLETNEGRLDLLEREHEKESIKRM; encoded by the exons ATGGCTGATAAGGCAGATTGGTGTGATGCCAATGTGAGGCATTTCATTGATGTATGCAAAGGAGAGATAGATGCTGGGAATCGGCCGATGGGAATGTTCACCAAAACTGGTTGGAAAAATCTTAGAACTAAGCATGAAGAAAAAACAGGCCAGAAGCTAACCAAAAAACAATTAAAGAATAAGTTGGACAATATGAAAAAGGAATATACATGGTTCATGGAGTTCAAGAATTATGCCACTGGGCTTGGATGGGATGAGGCAAAGCAAACAGTTGACTGTTCTAAGGAATGGTGGGATGAACACCTTGCT AGATGTAATAATCCTGGAAAAGGTATTAAATGCAACCATGTGAGGTTCAGAAAACAAGGACCCAAGCACCTTGATGATCTACATATATTGTTCGATAAGGTACACGTTAGCGGGGCTACTGCATCCTGTCCTGGAGATATATCCTCGGATGAGTCAAGTGATGATGATGTGGTTGAGGTACAAAAAACTGTTGATAATGTTGATGTGAAGCTGGCTGCGTTGAAGAAATCAAAACTAGgaaaaaggaagcgtaaggactgCTCTACTGCTACTAAAGAGAAGGATGAGAAGAGCCCATTCTTTCGACTGTACAAGAACACATGTTTGAAGATAGAAACTGCAGCAGAGAAGATCTCCACAAGTGTTGAAGCATCATCGACTCCTCCAACCAACCCAGTCCCTAGTATTGCAGAGGCCATGAAGATGGTGAAAGATTGTGGGGTGCAAGAAAAAACTGCACTAATGCACACAGCTACCTTCCTAATTGTGAAGCCTGAATTTAGGGAGGTCTTCAGCTTACTAGAAACAAATGAAGGAAGGCTAGATTTGCTTGAAAGGGAGCATGAAAAGGAGTCGATTAAGCGGATGTAG
- the LOC103645049 gene encoding uncharacterized protein, with amino-acid sequence MGDNTEDLAKKGQNGLLLLAQLSQQAAVIGQMGNMYTERYLHKGEYREATETGLEWVMRCLGRPRYFYKMFRMSTEVFMELHDLLISTYGLTSTNNVSSIESLAMFLWIVGGPQAFAQAENRFTRSLWTVHTKFHEVLNCLRKLAKDNIKPRDPTFSTEHDKIKEDRFWPYFKGAIGAIDGSHVPVVVPTEEVVNHTCRHGYTSQNVLAICDFDMRFIFAVAGWPGSAHDTRILNHALANFPSFPLPPKGKYYLVDSGYPNRTGYLAPFKGSAYHIPEFQLRSGRPPQGKYEMFNFLHSSLRNVIERSFGVLKQKWRILKGIPSFSTRTQKHIIIACMALHNFIRDSNLHDREFDRCDADEEYLLEQTNATTQTQGDDNPDGENEDTMNTIRSRIADALVTASGS; translated from the exons ATGGGTGATAACACAGAAGATTTGGCAAAAAAAGGACAGAATGGCCTTTTGCTTCTGGCTCAACTTTCCCAGCAAGCTGCTGTCATTGGTCAAATGGGGAACATGTACACTGAACGGTATTTGCACAAAGGAGAATACagggaagcaacagaaactggacTTGAATGGGTTATGAGATGCTTGGGTCGTCCTAGGTACTTTTATAAGATGTTTCGGATGAGCACTGAGGTTTTCATGGAACTTCATGACTTGCTAATCTCGACCTATGGTTTGACATCAACTAACAATGTATCATCAATTGAATCATTGGCGATGTTCTTGTGGATTGTTGGAGGACCCCAAGCATTTGCACAAGCTGAAAATCGTTTTACACGTTCACTCTGGACAGTTCACACAAAGTTTCATGAAGTATTGAATTGTTTGCGCAAGTTAGCAAAGGACAATATAAAGCCTAGAGATCCTACTTTCTCTACTGAGCATGATAAGATCAAAGAGGATCGTTTCTGGCCTTATTTCAAAGGCGCTATTGGAGCTATAGATGGTTCACATGTTCCAGTTGTAGTGCCGACAGAAGAAGTGGTTAATCACACATGTCGACATGGATATACATCTCAGAATGTGCTAGCCATCTGTGACTTTGATATGAGGTTTATCTTTGCGGTTGCTGGTTGGCCAGGTTCTGCACATGACACACGGATCCTCAATCACGCGTTAGCAAATtttccttcttttcccttgcctccTAAAG GAAAATATTATCTTGTGGATTCCGGTTATCCAAACCGAACAGGATATCTTGCCCCTTTTAAAGGAAGTGCATACCATATACCAGAATTTCAGCTTCGTTCTGGGCGTCCTCCTCAAGGGAAGTACGAGATGTTCAATTTCTTGCATTCATCCCTACGGAATGTCATTGAGCGGTCTTTTGGAGTCTTGAAGCAGAAGTGGCGTATTTTGAAGGGCATACCTAGTTTCTCTACTCGTACTCAGAAGCATATTATTATTGCTTGTATGGCGTTGCATAATTTTATTCGTGATAGCAATTTGCATGATAGGGAGTTCGATAGATGTGATGCTGATGAGGAGTACCTACTAGAACAGACGAATGCCACAACACAAACACAAGGAGATGACAATCCAGACGGGGAGAATGAAGATACCATGAATACCATTCGTAGTAGGATAGCTGATGCTTTGGTTACCGCTTCAGGGAGCTAA